The nucleotide sequence GCTCACTATACAGATATCTACGCCAATTTATAACTCTAGCAACTACAATTCTActcttcttttttaaacagttttaataaatttcatcaGTATACTTAAGCATTTAGTTAAGGTTGAcactttgaaacaaaattatcttttataaaattactaataagaataaattatgattaatatatCTAGTTAATGATGTATTGTATAATCGTTCACAAGAGCAGTTAGACAATTCACATGAAAACCtttgaatttgaatatgaaTCATTCACATGAATCCATATGAAGACAAGTTCGTGACTCAGGTTGTGTTAAAAATTCAACCAGTAGGTTACacttaaacaacatttaagaaagtcAAGCCTTGTTAGGGGATCGTATTTATCAGAGTCATCCATAAATTTACACGTCGTCGGCATAGAAAAAACCACAGACTGACGTCCAATTATCTTTTCTGGTCAAACAAGCTTGTATCTATCGTAGTAAATAGTTATTCCGACGTCAGCGGCCGGCAGTTCGAACTTCGTATGGTCATCGCACTTTCTTTTTCTAGCCGAAAAACGAATTACAACGGACAAGCATAGCGCAAACGGAACGAAAACTCGGTGCATATTTGGATCATATCTACACTAATCTGCTGAAACAATACAACTATCGTCGGGGTCGTCAGCGGGATTAAAGTAGAAGTCTTCCTTTATATCACCAGGTCACGTTTCACGTTTTCTGTAgatgattgttaaaaaatagaGCACCATGATGTTTCAGACAGCAAAACCCAACACATCTTTGATCAATTGCCGAACTCGAATCACCAGCTGGATGACCCTCACTTTAAGACCAGATTATGCAGTCTTTCACAGGAAGAAGCTTGGACTAGTCGCTCATTTCTCTTTCTCGAAGcaatgacttaaaacaatgagGAATAATGTTAACAGGGCgaaatgtttcaaaaagaaaatgaaactaatattcaattatttcacCTACTATTGAAAGCTGAAATACATGATTATTTGCACGAGTATTGTGATAGATCAGACTGATTGTAATTGAGTATATGATGTTAATATGGTTGTGTCtatatttcattgtcgtttgggtccTTGCCTTCTGCCCCTTAACAGggttcatttttaaattttcgacTTCTGGGCATTTCCtctgtttttctttgtttaattgcATTGCCTTGATTATCCTCTCTTCTCGTGACGTTTTGTTACTGttttatgacaacattaaagTACTTATTTGGCTTTTACGTTCGTCACAGTGGTGTCTATTTCGTTTTAGTTCAGTTTAAATTTGAAGAATCGTTAAATGATGAACCTATTCTTTCTCTCTCACTGCTGatgtaatgcattgaaatggAACACTATATGGGACTAAGCAAGCATATATTTTACTGAActgttcagaaaaaaaacgttattaCACAGGAAGATGTATTCAATATGCTCAGTATTGATATGGTTTATAAGAGTTTATGATTATGAAACTTCTTCATGTTATATATTCGTACACGTAAATGCTGTAACAATAGCGTGTAGATAAGGTCACGTTCATGAGGTCgcatttttaagcaaattattaaATGCTTGTTAGTCCGGCAAATTCTGTTATGAATCCACTCGGCGATGCTCCCGGTTTTGCTTTAAAAGGCTCGTCGACGATTGGATCACGTGCTCATTACCGTTTTGGTTTCCACATGTGTTGCTTTTTGTCAAACTATTGCCATCACAtctgtaaaattatgttttcttaatgGTTGTACACGTAACTATCACATACCGGTATATGTCGTAgcttaacatttaattaatgacatgaaaaaaacactattaaatattttgcatttcataCTTCATGTTAATTTTGATCTACAAATAAGACATGATGCAACTTTTATAGACTAAAGCGCTTTTCAATTGTATCATGTATTGAAATGCTATAGGTAAGTTATGAGCGGTAATCTCGCCTCACTTTCATGGAGATGACATGTTTGGTATGCCGTGCTATTTCTCCTCCTCCTCTTCATCTTCCTCCTTCTCCTCCTACTccttaaaattgataaaaacatatagagggtatttgtttatttcagtgtaagatcgtattgtTTTTAACGattgtcatagaaaaacatatttttaccaGTGGCGAAGCCACAAGTGAAACTATAGTTTTTCGATGATCACGAGtggaataaaatacgatcttacactgaaataaacaaattttctgtttctttcatgcttattttccgagttttatagaagtttaatttattttcttaattaccgCCTTTTTAAAGGGTGTTATTTATGCCGTTACCCGTGGGGCGCCTctcatgcaaaattatagctgtcaattttctatttccggtttgttaaGAAAGAGTTCTctgatattatgttttatagtttattattcgctcgttttttagtgtaagatttttatgaacagttatcaatgaagttttataagtgcatccatgttccaaaaataacgaaaacaattttattttaagcgtggaataaaaacataacCAAATCACTACgttatttattgaatgaaaatttgaaaggtcgaatggCAAAACAactgcggataatcattggatataaaaataatcttaGTTTAAGAGTATGTTTCATGATAAATGGATATTCAGCCATCTTACTGTCAGGGACCAGGTTGTTTTGCCTAAAGACAGGTCGATTTccaggtaatgatgaggaccacgctagtttTTTCcagattttttaaatctgtaaattgttgtgttgtttttccgggaagttcgtatgACCTAATACAACGACAAACACTTCAAAATACAATTGAACGGTGCAATAATATTCTATTTAGGTTCGACAaattgttttcgtctgtaatgtgtttggtatgaaagcaaacgTTCGAActttcagcttcaagatcaagaaaacgttgggtttaaaaaacaacaacaaaaacaacaacaacgggaataccatttttctaataaacggtaagttgttaatttccaaatatatcttaatttaaacttcagtgacatttttttaaaattcaaatattttatttgcaaaaatgttCTGTTTCAAAACAGAAGTGTTCTGTTAAAATCTAGGGGAAATAACtgcaatggattttaaaagtagttctgaaagttgagattttcactccttattttatagtgaaaatattaaattgatattttcgctgttgttatttcactgataaaactccatgtTTCATtgaaagcatgaaagaaaattacataaacCACCGGCCGTTTtctatttgtaaaacaaaatatccttTAAAAAACTGCCTAGCAATCTGTGCAGCACACAACCGTATTAGAAATATCGCTCGGCCAAAGAACGCAATAATTCCATAGGGGATAAATAGcgattcaaaataattaaatacactGAAGTCAAATATTAACGTGCGAATCTTGGAATGCTCTCATCGACGACATGATACCGTACTTAAAAGCAAATACACGTACTTCTTCCGCAGCTATGTTAAAGACGTCCTCAGGCAGCAGGTACGAAACGCTGATTCTTTCTGGACCTAAAAAAGGCTCTCATCGAATAGTGTACACGCAGGAAGATGTGCCTTCAGCACTTAAGCTGCCATGCACTTCGTTATGCTCTATAAAGTCATTGCAaatgcaattttgttttcaaaccagTTGGTACACATTCAGTTTTGCTTTATTAATGGtgtagtttatttcatacattagCCTAAAATGTCCATTGAAATGTGTGTCCTATAAATTATTAGTATGAGCAATCATGTGGCTCACAAGGAATATATGTCACAGGTTCTGAGTCGATGCAATGTTTGCCAAGGTAATATGTGAATCAAGCAAGAACTGGATGTTTATGTATTCACGATGAAAAAACGGCCGGGTCTTTGTAATGGGAACGAAGTattgctgaaatatatatgcataaacaGTGTCCGACAACACAATGCCCGGATCTTGCGGACAACATAACATTATGTCGTGTTAATGTGAAAAAGCATTGCGGGTTCCCCATAAGCTAAACAGTCCATGCCCATCTTTAGAAACTTGAATGTGAACTATTTACACTGTTTGGgtaaataatgtttacaatacATGAAAGCATGCAGTTGCTTCAAGTGCTGTGTCTTTGTAATTGAAACGGTTTTTAATTACTtgcattgtaaacataaaagcTTTGAAGCGATATCCTGTATAAATTGAATACATACACGAAAAAATATCTTgattaacatgtttgttttttaaatataatatccTATAAGCATTTACAATAGCAGTCATACATGTCACTTGAAAAcctttgaatttgaatattaatcATGCATATGTCCGCGACCCAGgctgtgataaaaaaaatcaatctagGTCAGAAGGTTACACTGTAACGATACTTAAGGTAATCAAGGCCTGTTATGGGATCGTATTTATCTGAGCCATCCACACATTTAATCAAATAATCGTAGTCGGGGTAGAAAAAGAAAACGATAGACTGACGGCACTTTTTTCTTCCAATTTCATTTTCAGGTACAACAACCCTGTGTTTCGTAGCCAACAGTTTATCCGACGTCCACCTCTGAAGTAAATCGCCGATATTGACCAATACTGTTCCAGAGATCGGAGTGGCGGGTACGTAGCCTGTCCCGGGAATGTTAGCCTCAAGACCTCCTATATCGTCTTGGAAAACTAGCGAAATTGAGCCATAGTCTGAGTGCTCACCAGCTCGAATTTGACCAGGCTTTGATGGTGATCCTTCTGGAATCGGCGGGTAGTACAAACTTCGTAGTGTCGTCGCACTTCCTTTTTTGACGGCACACTTATGAGCATCACGGAGAAAGCACCATCGAAGGCCTACGCCAACGGACAACGCATCACACACACGTTGTGACAGCTTGGTGCATCTTTGGAACATGTCCATACTCGTCTGCTGAAACTCTACATCCGGCCAATCGTCGGAGTCGTCAGCGGGATTAAAGTTGACGGCCTCCTTTAAATCACCAGGTCGTTCTGGGTTTAACTTCTCCCGTTCTACAGCAATCCATCCGTAATAGCTGTCAACCTTCGTGACGTGTTTCATTTTATCTTCAACCGATTGCTCAAAgaaatttcttgaaaatttatgtattttaccGTCGTTGTTATGCGTGAATCAAAATCAAGATTTCTTTTCAATTGTTAGgcattacattaaacataatatgctttaaaaaaataatattagatTTACTGTATATAGTTTTATATGTCTCTAATTCTATAgcttgaaaagaaataattgaattgatatatttatcacatgctataAGAATCCATTGAAAATGACCCAAATAAAACGAACGCCatgatttatttaaggaatgaattgcggggttgatgtcattatcggggtatgaacgcaattgggttggccaatgtgtgtggagtccgaaggactccacgcgtactttgaccaacccaattgcgggGTTCAtaaccccgataatgacatcaaccccgcaattcattccttatatttacaccaatagttcattatttcattcaagaattgttaaaaaaagtacttcatttcatttaagaaaacctttcagtaatccgttcttacccattctgtaaatagaacgacccgactataaccggaaacatttttttcaaatgacgtcacaataacgcgggaaaagatcaaccacttgaaatcactttaaaacgtaaaattgaaacacttctggtaccaatgtatttaaaatataataaacgaacacttttaaaaatgttgatctatattttacgggacctgcagacacaatacaaccaatatcaagatcaatagcttttatgtatattgttatgcaatgaattacgatccgaacatatccgaagatgttgcgttcatcgattgatgaacgcaattgccgaaaggcagttcatttaaggaatggaagttgaggtgtaaatatttaagtatatcTCTATGGGAGTTACATATAAACCGTTTAGCTATTGTGCCAGTTCTCTAGCAAATACATAAATTAAGTTTGATAGGTACCTAGAATGAAGAGTCTAATCCGTACGTGTTCCGTGTAGCATTGCGAAGCTTCCAAATAGCAGCACGGACATGTATTGTTTATTCGAGGTTTTCAAGGTTTGTCCTagttgcattatggcttgacctcGCCGTGACGCCATTATGACTTAAGTtgtgtttaaagggactagacaccatattgcaagaaaaaagaaaattgtcataatcttacataaaattgacatcgttgtgtacaacgtaATGAATATTACCTACTGATTATGACATCGCGtatgacacatgtatctttacGCATATTTTCCAATTCGAATTATTGGGGTTGTCTTCCACGTAAATCCCAGCAAGGTTAAAAGTTgcgtcagtatatttatctgtattcaTAAAGAGATTTGATTTAAGATGGGAAACCGTTATGTGCTATCtttaaacggggaaactcagatgagacagcaacacgATATTTGCGTTTAGTCTTTTGGTGATGtagaatgatgttttatcggCCTCCTTGTACCTAATTGCTCGCATTAACAATTCTAGGcatgttttgaggaaatactgtatttgctgatatttgGACCATTTGGTGTCCTGTCCCCTTAAaactgcactttcacagatttaccatttttacaactttttaattttttgtcttggaaagagcacatctttgcctaaatatctgcaaaccaatgataaaagattgctgacaaaagatcaaatcgcacatgttcatatttccattcgaaaattaatgttttatggcttaaaccgttactaacgcgtcatgaaaaatgcataaaacatccatttttgaacttaaatataaaaatctgcgatctaatttttgtcagcagtcttatataactggtttttaTGGATGTTCCCaaatattggctcgttccaagacaaaaataaaatgttgtcaaaacgttcaatctgtgagagtgcagctttaactgcaataagtgacatgagatagaaatGACTGCAATTCCcattacaatttatatatatcaaaagaTACGCAGTAACAGAGTTAATATACAAGAGATCTAGAGTCGATACCGCAGCTCTTTGCGAAGCGATCGCTTGATTTCTTGACGTGCTAGGTATATATATCACGGGTACACTTTCCTTGGTTTAACTAGCCGAGCGCTAATGGCAAGGGAACAACTGGTACCATATCTTAACGCCTTTCGTTCTAACGCGTTTGGAGTTTCGATCCCTACTTCCGTATCGCTTAGCGTTTTGGGTGGTGTACCAGTATGTATGGATACCTTATATATGTGCTCGTGTAGTTAAATTTCGAATCGTTTTATGTCGACTTGACAGGTTAACTCGACAAGTTTTTACAGCTACTATACACTGCAAAAGCTCGTTTACACTCGTTTATACCTAAAGAcgaaatagtaaaaaaataatttttgtctgAATAGTCTTAGACCATCTGAAGTATACTAATTAGCCATATGTTTTTCATAACCACATCTCTTGAAAACAGAaacttaagatgtttaaaatcGTAACCATATGTAGCTACTATATTGGATTTCCTGgataaaaatgcaaacattaatTAACACAATATTACAATTTCATCAGGATAAGACAAGttgaatgtataaaaaataaacaaaatttcagGCGTTATTGTATCTGAGACTTAACCAGTCAATATTTCTGATTACCTCTTCCAATGACAAatttacaatgttattattgatatgatgtacattacaaaataacgatatttatatcatttcaaatagAATCGACTGACTTAAAATTACGGCTTAAAGATTTGGAGAATAACTGAAACGTTTTCTTCGAAAcaggttaaaataaaacaaaaatacgtacaatacaataaaaaaaaatcatactgaATATTAAGATTGCGTTCGGTGCTAACTGCAAATGTCTTTTTATTGGAGCCACTCAACTTGTTTTCCAAATGCTTTACTTTAACCTCTGTAAAACAGTTCAGATATTTagtaaacatatcaaaatacatCAAGGAAATTATACACATGTGAACATAAACATGCCTTGTCTGCCACtgattcaaaacattaaaatcagtATCTGGTACGTCACacttaagtaaattaaaacacataaattCTGGAAACCCAAACAAACTATCCAAACTGTATCATCATCTGAACAAGCTTCACGCGACATCGTACCTTGCTTAAGTGAAACACccagcaaacattttatatcggCCCGACGTCGGGCCGATATGGAACACTTCATCGGCCCGACATCGGCATTTacatcgggccgatgtcggATGTGCAACACGGCTCGacatcgggccgatgtcggcatatttttaatagccGACATTTAGTCGGCATGATGACGATATCCTTCCTATTTCGTCCCTATTCTTATACAGATGGATTGCCATGCTCAATGGCAACAAAACAAGATAGTTAAAACACAAGATTTTGTCTTGGTTTATCTTctgagagaaaaaataataatgcagagAAAATCAACCGTAAACctacatgcatattatatactCACAAATTactacataataaaataaactatttcatcttttaaatttttattattattatcattgctatacatatttaaacaattgaattatcACAGAATGTGGATAATACCCCTgaacagtttatcaaaatgttcaagttaaaatacaaaaacatgccaTAATACACACAGGCTGTTACTGtataaataatcaaacaaacaaaataagacttgaaataaaagttatttcattgaacaataCTTAAGGTAACGCTACTGCATTAAACATGAAGcgtttttaacataatattgttttgttttttcatcccGGTGTACCAAGGATGCACTCAGATATTTGCGTCTGCCTCATTTCCCTCCCACCATCTCTGTCCGATGCTGTCTTCATCCAGGCGGCATTTTTCGCTCGCACCTCTGTTGTGAGAAACGACGGAATTTCACTACACCCTCTGGAATAATTGTATGTACTGTTAATACATAGGCGAGTCTTTTCCAGGATATGGGTATTTACATAATGAATTTTTAAGGAAGTTGgtattcttaattttaattgggtttttgttaaatgtgaaatttttttttttgtgtgtttgtgtaaaATTTGCTTACATCCCTTCGCATATTTCTGGGGGGATTATATATTGAACTTGTGCTTGAAACAAAGGTTAATAGCGGTATATACCTGTGGAGATGGTGCAACTGTTTGGGGATCTTATAGTAACTGTTGTGATGCCTGCAGAACAGTCCTGCCATAGCCACTGTCACCTTCGAATGCCTTGGTGGTGGTGTcactgacatttattcatcctcatCTGATTAAACACGCTTCCTCTGAAATGCATCACattttgttacagttacaaaTGCATTAGTCGGTTATCCTGATCATTCTCCCCTTTAGGTAAATTTAAAGGTTGGTATAGTCAGCCTGCTTTTCTTAAGTGTGAAATAGTCAAATACCCTAAATCACCTGCTTTTTATCAGTACTTTCGATCTTaattcattaacagatgtatcataaattaacttgcttcacaaaaaatatacatatgcatCCTGACAGACTGATTATAActaacatattatgaatatgaacacgttcaatataaatggtaatgcactagtcaatcgTATCCACGGCCCCCcagatccgggggtataccggggatagccgggggaAAAGGGCtgggtgactgcggtggttttgtcatagcgccaaatttagcggggATTGGGctttatatagagtctctggggtgtgggggcatttgaccggggtttaaccatcagttcgtcacagcagggcggggattttacccggggttggctggaccgaaagtcaaaagtcccggctattccctaGACCTgggaggtgggggggggggcgtggttacaattgactggtgcattacaattGGGACGTAAAGACATACCTCCCGTATGATTGCCTTTATTCCTCTATTTCAGTGTCTCGATTTGCAGTTGTCCGCTCTCTGCAACTTTGATCGACCTTTCCACAATATACGATACTGTAAATTACAATGTCTCAATTATGATTCATAATGgataacaaaatgttctttttaaatttgtctacAATGGAAGCAGATAAATTAATCGTTCAAACCCAACCAAATCATCAATGTAATACTTTGCTTTTGTGTGCACATGCTACctaaatgtagattttaatcaaactcataaaacaacaaacttacAAAGATAACTAGTCACGAAAATATGTTACACGAATTCCTTTTCAACATATTGTAGTGCGAGTGCACTCTTTGACCTGTTTACACATGAAGTGCTGACGTCACTGGTGCGCGCGCATATCTCTGGGAGTTCGAGATCAGCTGTAGAAGAAGCAAGACGTACTTTGATATACTGCTTAATAAAGACCTCACGTGTTCTTTCCCTAAAGTTAATGGTAAGCTAGGTTTGGTCTAAGTAAATAATAgggaatactttaatggtggcagcggtgttTTATTAAGCCGTTCCAGTGCAATTGTTGCTGAAAATCTGCAACTTTTGTTGGCAAATTTTCCTCGAGAATTTTCCCGCGTTTGAAGCCACATTTTTTCGTCAATTTTTGGCCGTTGTTAATTTTCTTCTGGTCTTACTAGTTGATTATTTGATTCTAGGTCGTAGTCTCCATGGACTGCCACTAACCCGGCCCCTTcgtttgcttttgtttgtttttgaggCCTTTTCAGCGTCCTTAGCCACTTTTCGGACGGGAAGAGTAGCCGGACAGAAGACAAACAAGGTCGGTGGTTGTACAATCAAGTTAATCTTCTACTCAGGAGCATTTGATTTGTAAGCATGGCCAGTAGCAAAGTGCTTGTAAACTTCTTGTCTGTTGAAGACTTGCAGACAATTCCAAATATTGGCCCAAGGTTAGCATCTACTATTGTTGATTTGCGTGAGCATTATGGCAATCTCACACCAGAAAGTTTGCAGACAATGCTTCGGTATAAACTGCCGGACACTGTCATGCAAGAGTTGGATTTCACCCCAAACAGAGACTTGGTCGGCAAAACCTGCCCACCTCCTCTAGGTGTACAAACATCCCATACCACCCCTCTTGTTTCAAAAATTGAGACAGAGGTTGACGGGTCTGAGACCTTGGTTGCCTCTGCACAAAAGCAGTTGAATGACCGCATTGATCAACTTACATCAATGCTACCTAGTGTCCCACAGCACTTTAATTCTGATCATGTATTGCCACGCCCCAGTGTTTACAATCAGACAAATGCCCCTGTTCCAATGGCCCACCACTATATGCCAACACCACAACAGCTGGAGCCCCAGTACCCCGTTCAACAAAGGTTGGACCTGGGTAGACTGCGAGAAAGTGACAGCGATGAGGATGTCCAGTCATCGTCTGGTATCCCTCGCTCATACAGTACCCGACAGAAAAAGGTACGTATGCATAAAAGCAGT is from Mya arenaria isolate MELC-2E11 chromosome 9, ASM2691426v1 and encodes:
- the LOC128246243 gene encoding uncharacterized protein LOC128246243; this encodes MSVTPPPRHSKVTVAMAGLFCRHHNSYYKIPKQLHHLHRGCSEIPSFLTTEVRAKNAAWMKTASDRDGGREMRQTQISECILEVKVKHLENKLSGSNKKTFAVSTERNLNIQNFFEQSVEDKMKHVTKVDSYYGWIAVEREKLNPERPGDLKEAVNFNPADDSDDWPDVEFQQTSMDMFQRCTKLSQRVCDALSVGVGLRWCFLRDAHKCAVKKGSATTLRSLYYPPIPEGSPSKPGQIRAGEHSDYGSISLVFQDDIGGLEANIPGTGYVPATPISGTVLVNIGDLLQRWTSDKLLATKHRVVVPENEIGRKKCRQSIVFFFYPDYDYLIKCVDGSDKYDPITGLDYLKYRYSVTF